The following nucleotide sequence is from Paenibacillus odorifer.
GTATTCCGTATAGTAGGCGAGAATAAAGCGTGGAATCAGAATGTTGACGACGAGTTCGGAAACTATGATTATCTAATGTTCGCTAATATTGATTACAGCCATCCCGAAGTCAAAAAAGAAATGATCCAATGGGGAAAATGGCTGGTGGACACCCTCCACTGCAGCGGCTTCCGCTTGGACGCCATCAAACATATCAACCATGAGTTTGTTAAAGAATTCGCGGTAGAGATGTTTAATAAATGCGAGAAGGACTTCTATATCGTCGGTGAATTCTGGAATTCCGACTTAGAGTCCTGCCGACAATTTCTGAATACCGTCGATTATAAAATTGACCTCTTCGATGTATCCCTTCACTACAAGCTGCATTCAGCTTCTTTGGAGGGCAGAAACTATGATCTGACTAAAATTCTTGATGACACACTGGTGCAGACCCATCCCACCAATGCTGTAACCTTCGTTGACAATCATGATTCTCAGCCTCACGAAGCCCTGGAATCCTGGGTAGATGATTGGTTCAAGCAAAGTGCTTACGCGCTTATCCTGCTGCGACGGGATGGATATCCTGTGGTCTTTTACGGGGATTATTATGGGATCGAAGGACCAACACCTGTAGCAGGTAAAAAAGATGCGATTGACCCTCTGCTGTATACCCGCTATCACAAAGCTTATGGTGAACAGAAGGATTATTTCGATCATCCTAACACGATTGGCTGGACACGGCTCGGCGTGGAGGATATTGAACACTCCGGTTGTGCGGTTGTGATCAGTAATGGTGAGAATGGCCAGAAGAGAATGTTCGTAGGAGAACATCGCGCCGGTGAAGCATGGGTGGATTTCACCCATAACCATAAAGCCACCATAACCATTGAAAAAGATGGTTGGGCGACCTTCCCGGTCAATGGCGGCAGCGTCTCCGTCTGGGCTCTGCCGGATGCAGAAGCTGACAAGAAGTAAATCACTTGTACCTGATTAAAAAGGTGCCCAACGCCGTTTGGCGTTGGGCACCTTTTTTAGTTATTCGCTTTATGCTCCGGATGTCGGGATACAAGCCTCACCAGATCCAGCGTTAAGACGGGTAATGTTAGGGACGCTGGATAAGCCAAGTAACGCGGCTCCCACTCTGGATTGAACTTTTCCTTGTAACGACGCAATCTGGCAAAACCGTAACCATGCCCATGCCCACCTCTATTAAACACTTGATGAGCCAGCTTCTCCTCCTTCAGAGCTCCGGGGTCCTGCCCCCCACTGGATGATAGAGGAGTGTTGCCTAGATTAAATCGCCGATACCCCTTGGACTTCGCCCATTCCAACATACAAACCAATAAATAATCTACCGTCCCG
It contains:
- a CDS encoding alpha-amylase, which gives rise to MMRNHTMMQFFEWHVAADGKHWDRLKETAPALKAVGIDSVWVPPVTKAVSAEDTGYGVYDLYDLGEYDQKGTVRTKYGTKQALINAISECQKNGIAVYVDLVMNHKAGADEKEVFQVIEVDPNDRMKEISKPFEIEGWTKFTFPGRGNEHSAFKWNHNHFNGTDFDAKEERTGVFRIVGENKAWNQNVDDEFGNYDYLMFANIDYSHPEVKKEMIQWGKWLVDTLHCSGFRLDAIKHINHEFVKEFAVEMFNKCEKDFYIVGEFWNSDLESCRQFLNTVDYKIDLFDVSLHYKLHSASLEGRNYDLTKILDDTLVQTHPTNAVTFVDNHDSQPHEALESWVDDWFKQSAYALILLRRDGYPVVFYGDYYGIEGPTPVAGKKDAIDPLLYTRYHKAYGEQKDYFDHPNTIGWTRLGVEDIEHSGCAVVISNGENGQKRMFVGEHRAGEAWVDFTHNHKATITIEKDGWATFPVNGGSVSVWALPDAEADKK